One region of Rubripirellula tenax genomic DNA includes:
- a CDS encoding tetratricopeptide repeat protein, whose protein sequence is MFKILSPIRWLGNSLACLLMTLCVAWNPATTRADEMTAESLLREYIPKVTAKHEDVQRAIVIFKTGNFLQARALLEAAQQADPDLPPAGIMLATMLYAADQPALARAELERVGQAIPDEPSVLLLLAEDALANGNYTYADLAFRRCADMIKTTATNEHRNKNLKNRVVRGLAAIAEAREDWPLAVKLLGQVLGDDLSDSNMVARLARAEFKKGNADASFSLLKKHWESDPTKIQRPEVTQGLLFHEAKDTVASAKYMKMAAEAAPKDAPTQIKVAQWALETGDTDMAQACAERAVLNSDPSIESRLLAALVARYKKDYPMAKDYLESVHLESPANLAAIIELAIVLSDMKGMENRGIQYAQLGVKLQPDLRSPAGRNAAMALAWILHRYGGQAESEKILQQVLVGGPISVESSYYAARILIAGKNHAAAKNLLEQALATGQIFPNYDEAKQLLKTTKW, encoded by the coding sequence GTGTTTAAAATATTGTCACCGATTCGTTGGCTCGGTAATTCACTGGCATGCCTGTTGATGACCCTTTGCGTTGCATGGAACCCGGCGACGACTCGTGCGGATGAGATGACGGCCGAGTCGCTGCTTCGCGAGTACATTCCGAAGGTCACTGCCAAACACGAAGACGTCCAACGGGCGATCGTGATCTTCAAAACGGGGAACTTCCTGCAGGCTCGTGCCCTGTTGGAAGCGGCACAGCAAGCCGACCCGGATTTGCCGCCCGCCGGTATCATGCTTGCCACGATGTTGTACGCGGCCGATCAACCCGCCTTGGCCAGAGCCGAACTGGAACGCGTCGGACAGGCAATCCCCGACGAGCCCAGCGTGTTGCTGTTGCTAGCCGAAGATGCATTGGCCAATGGCAACTATACCTATGCCGACCTGGCGTTCCGCCGTTGCGCCGACATGATCAAAACGACTGCGACGAACGAACATCGCAACAAGAACCTAAAGAATCGCGTCGTCCGAGGATTGGCTGCGATCGCCGAAGCACGAGAAGACTGGCCGTTGGCGGTCAAGCTGCTTGGCCAGGTGCTCGGCGATGACCTGAGCGATTCGAACATGGTGGCAAGGCTGGCGCGAGCCGAGTTCAAAAAAGGCAACGCCGACGCATCATTCTCGCTGTTGAAAAAGCACTGGGAATCAGACCCTACCAAAATCCAACGTCCCGAAGTGACCCAGGGATTGCTGTTCCACGAAGCGAAAGACACTGTGGCATCCGCCAAGTACATGAAGATGGCGGCCGAGGCAGCGCCGAAAGATGCCCCGACTCAAATCAAGGTGGCCCAATGGGCATTAGAGACCGGGGACACCGACATGGCACAGGCCTGCGCCGAACGCGCAGTCTTAAATTCGGATCCTTCGATTGAATCACGTTTACTGGCGGCGCTGGTGGCTCGCTACAAGAAGGACTATCCGATGGCGAAGGACTATTTGGAATCGGTTCATCTGGAATCGCCGGCCAACCTGGCTGCGATCATCGAACTTGCCATCGTGCTTAGCGACATGAAAGGGATGGAGAATCGTGGGATCCAATACGCACAACTCGGCGTCAAGCTGCAACCCGATCTTCGCTCGCCGGCTGGCCGAAACGCGGCGATGGCGCTGGCGTGGATTCTGCATCGGTATGGCGGGCAAGCAGAATCCGAAAAGATCTTACAGCAGGTGCTCGTCGGCGGCCCAATTAGCGTCGAGAGTTCCTACTACGCGGCCAGAATTTTGATCGCTGGGAAGAACCACGCCGCTGCCAAGAATCTGCTTGAGCAAGCCCTTGCCACGGGCCAGATTTTTCCGAACTACGACGAAGCGAAGCAGCTACTCAAAACTACAAAGTGGTAA
- a CDS encoding PEP-CTERM sorting domain-containing protein, whose translation MPGSNNSSFWRWTGVNGARIFTSAPNIEQVDDISGHGDGVNSQSSFLARREAVRSNPTDPSLINFSVFEDGYRNNDSGFINFDHAYGDLANNGISQLAIINRTAGQYPMVQDDSAAGWADRWEHWQHFYAQAYYLGSNHDVERFSMYNEPDQGSQSVTQADYLLRLQLASDAIQSALGDVNRDFGKSLTANVIAPITAGSANEYFARTDNSDTRDDNQGWGELVINNLNTNFLGQVDTNFQLIHTYGYQQYNADGREYAADLNFIKNEVARDISQNNLIGEVNVALTEFNVHSNGVFDTRTDDLNTPSRFARLGGIFAGLANEQVDELYLFKFDSNAEDADLQKNAIFTNSRFDASYDVGGATKAAGVLQLFTKGFAGGQDLLGVSETTNNLEVATSYNASKDAFYMLSANESSSQNRSLTFDLSALGVEPGAIVQIEEVSEGKMAEVTHRIVVPSDMMINVDQASESVLLLSVPRTAADHLVDLTASVDATVRAGNNINSNAGSSDNIFVRNVADGPDGRSVGLIQFDTTGITEVVAVERAVLQLHGEISEGSEEFVTAHVYGIIGDEWDETTITWGMTDNLGESTGTATLVADNFILGIGETAEFLGHLTVSQSLESVALDVTGFMQHYSDQRVQFLIAREVRFDGENVDRSVGAIRFDSKDNASGLGPKLLLELRNVVAVPEPSTFAFLGLVGVGVMAARKRRRR comes from the coding sequence ATGCCCGGGTCCAACAACAGCAGCTTCTGGCGTTGGACCGGAGTCAACGGTGCTCGCATCTTTACGTCGGCCCCCAATATCGAACAGGTCGACGACATTTCCGGTCACGGCGATGGGGTCAATAGCCAATCGTCATTCCTTGCTCGTCGCGAAGCGGTCCGGTCCAACCCCACCGACCCTTCGTTGATCAACTTCTCGGTCTTTGAAGACGGCTACAGGAACAACGATTCGGGATTCATCAACTTCGACCATGCCTACGGCGACCTTGCCAACAACGGCATCAGCCAGTTAGCAATCATCAACCGCACCGCGGGCCAGTATCCGATGGTCCAAGACGATTCCGCCGCGGGATGGGCGGACCGCTGGGAACATTGGCAGCACTTTTACGCCCAAGCCTACTACCTAGGCAGCAACCACGACGTCGAGCGTTTCAGCATGTACAACGAACCGGACCAAGGCAGCCAGAGCGTCACTCAAGCCGACTACCTGTTGCGGCTTCAGTTGGCGTCGGACGCGATTCAGTCCGCATTGGGCGACGTAAACCGCGACTTTGGCAAAAGCCTTACCGCCAATGTCATCGCACCCATCACCGCCGGTTCGGCCAACGAGTACTTTGCACGCACCGACAACTCCGACACGCGCGATGACAACCAAGGTTGGGGCGAACTGGTGATCAACAACTTGAACACCAACTTCTTGGGACAAGTCGACACGAATTTTCAGCTGATCCATACCTACGGTTACCAGCAGTACAACGCAGACGGGCGAGAATACGCTGCCGACCTGAACTTCATCAAAAACGAAGTGGCTCGCGACATTAGCCAGAACAACTTGATCGGCGAAGTCAACGTTGCATTGACCGAGTTCAACGTCCACTCCAACGGCGTGTTCGATACGCGCACAGACGACCTGAACACGCCATCGCGTTTCGCTCGGCTGGGAGGGATCTTTGCGGGGCTGGCGAATGAACAGGTCGACGAGCTTTACTTGTTTAAGTTTGACTCGAACGCCGAAGACGCCGACCTACAAAAAAACGCGATCTTTACCAACAGCCGCTTTGACGCGTCCTACGACGTCGGCGGCGCCACCAAGGCTGCGGGCGTGTTGCAATTGTTCACGAAGGGATTCGCCGGAGGTCAGGATTTGTTGGGCGTATCGGAAACAACAAACAACCTGGAAGTGGCCACCAGCTACAACGCATCCAAGGACGCCTTCTACATGCTGTCGGCAAACGAATCGTCATCGCAGAACCGCAGTCTGACATTCGACCTGTCCGCATTAGGTGTCGAGCCTGGCGCGATCGTCCAGATCGAAGAAGTATCCGAAGGCAAAATGGCCGAAGTCACACACCGCATCGTCGTCCCCAGCGACATGATGATCAACGTCGATCAGGCGAGCGAAAGCGTCCTGCTGTTGTCCGTACCTCGCACCGCCGCAGATCATCTGGTGGACTTGACCGCGTCTGTCGACGCGACCGTTCGTGCCGGCAACAACATCAACAGCAACGCCGGAAGCAGCGACAACATTTTCGTCCGAAACGTCGCCGACGGACCCGACGGTCGATCGGTCGGATTGATTCAGTTCGACACCACCGGGATAACAGAAGTAGTCGCCGTCGAACGTGCTGTGCTGCAACTCCATGGTGAAATCAGTGAAGGCAGCGAGGAATTCGTCACCGCGCATGTGTACGGCATCATTGGTGACGAATGGGACGAAACAACGATCACTTGGGGCATGACCGACAACTTAGGCGAGTCCACCGGCACGGCGACGCTGGTTGCCGACAACTTTATCCTCGGTATCGGTGAGACCGCCGAGTTTCTGGGGCACCTGACGGTTAGCCAATCACTAGAATCCGTTGCATTGGACGTGACCGGATTCATGCAACACTACTCTGACCAGAGGGTGCAATTCTTGATAGCACGGGAAGTCCGTTTCGATGGCGAGAACGTCGACCGTTCGGTCGGAGCGATTCGGTTCGATTCCAAGGACAACGCCAGCGGCCTTGGGCCAAAGTTGCTATTGGAATTGCGAAACGTCGTCGCTGTTCCCGAACCAAGCACGTTTGCGTTCCTGGGCTTGGTCGGCGTCGGCGTGATGGCGGCTCGCAAACGACGTCGACGTTGA
- a CDS encoding ECF-type sigma factor — MVEFHDQSPFGTAGIAMQRILVDNARKKKRLRHGGDRNQVRLSDTDIAQPASFDDMDLIALDEAPTCSPFSIAPWHDIYTL, encoded by the coding sequence GTGGTTGAATTTCATGACCAATCACCATTTGGCACAGCAGGTATTGCCATGCAACGAATCCTGGTCGACAACGCGCGAAAGAAAAAGCGGCTTCGACATGGCGGCGATCGCAATCAGGTGCGGCTATCTGATACCGACATCGCTCAGCCAGCCTCTTTCGATGACATGGATTTGATCGCGTTGGACGAAGCGCCCACATGTAGTCCCTTTTCAATCGCCCCGTGGCATGACATTTACACTTTGTAG
- a CDS encoding alpha/beta hydrolase family protein, giving the protein MLRLRHAPILAVFLGVFVAAPLRSDAQDVVIEPDVVYGHKLGLAMTCDVFTPVEHVNGAAVLFMVSGGWYSHWSPPEQTQHMFKPLTDEGFTVFAVRHGSSPKFSIAEAVADVRRSVRFIRINTEKFQVDPNRIGVFGMSAGGHLSLMLGTASDDGITDSKDPVERVSDRVNAVVAYVAPTDLRIMARDAPDRLPAYQRFPALDIDMIAAEPNSPIVHVTPDDAPTLLLAGAKDDLVPISHSRNIEAAFEEANVESKLIEFENAGHGFGGEDAENATKAMVDWFVTHLTK; this is encoded by the coding sequence ATGCTACGCCTGCGACACGCTCCAATCCTGGCGGTATTCCTCGGCGTGTTCGTTGCCGCGCCGCTGCGATCCGACGCACAGGATGTCGTGATCGAACCCGATGTCGTTTATGGCCACAAACTTGGACTGGCGATGACGTGCGACGTGTTCACGCCCGTCGAGCATGTGAATGGAGCGGCGGTTTTGTTCATGGTCAGCGGCGGGTGGTATTCCCATTGGTCGCCGCCTGAACAGACACAGCACATGTTCAAGCCCTTGACGGACGAGGGATTCACGGTGTTCGCCGTCCGTCACGGCAGTAGCCCAAAGTTCTCCATCGCCGAAGCGGTCGCCGATGTCCGTCGCAGCGTGCGGTTCATTCGTATCAATACCGAAAAGTTTCAAGTCGATCCGAACCGAATTGGCGTGTTCGGAATGAGTGCGGGGGGACACTTGTCGCTGATGCTTGGAACGGCATCCGACGACGGAATTACCGATTCAAAAGACCCCGTCGAACGGGTCAGTGATCGAGTCAACGCAGTCGTTGCGTACGTCGCACCGACCGATTTGCGCATCATGGCCAGGGACGCCCCCGATCGGCTCCCCGCTTATCAACGGTTCCCGGCGCTCGATATCGACATGATTGCGGCAGAACCCAACTCGCCCATCGTTCATGTCACGCCCGACGACGCGCCGACACTGTTGCTTGCCGGAGCAAAGGATGATTTGGTTCCCATATCGCACAGCCGCAACATAGAAGCGGCATTCGAAGAAGCAAACGTTGAAAGCAAACTGATCGAGTTTGAGAACGCCGGCCACGGCTTCGGAGGCGAGGACGCTGAGAATGCGACCAAGGCGATGGTCGATTGGTTTGTTACTCACCTGACGAAATAG